The following nucleotide sequence is from Novipirellula artificiosorum.
AAGCGTGCGCAGGAGGTTTTCGAGGCATCTCTCCGGTGTCCCATCATTGCTGGCAGGAGCTATTTTTCACTTGTTATCGTGCAGTTGCCGGGAGAAACGGAGTCGAGCTCTGCAGAGGTGCAACTTGACAAGGGATATCCCGGTCGACGGTGCGTCAAGGGTGCTACCGGTTCCCGGCGGACGACCGTCCGTCGGGGACTCTTTTCTAAGAGATCATTGGACACCGGAGCCATACCTCCAAAAAACCTCGAGTCTGGGTTCCGCACGCTTCCGTCGGATGAGCTTATTTTTTCCGTACGCCACTGTTCTCAACCGTCGTCGTTGCAGCTGCGATTTTCGCAACGATCTACAAGACTCGGCTGCTGACGCCGCAGGCCTCACAACGCTTGCCGATCTTGGCCATCACGGCGGTTGTCTTCGCAGGTGACGTCCGCGTTGGCGCTCAGGGACGATTGATCTATCAACTGATTTCGCTGGCGTTGGTCTTGTTGTCGATCGGTTTCTTTTTTTCTTGCCGCAGCGTAGATGGAAAGGCAAGTCCGTCTTTTTCTCCCAAACACAAATGGCTGCTTCTGACGATCGACTCGGACGAGGATTTGTCACAACAGGCAGATGCGATGACGAGCGAAGACTGGGCGAGATTGATTGCTTTGCCGCACGACCTGGATCCTCGCATTGGCGAATTGGCAGCCAGGGTTATCGGCAAGTCGGTGACGACAGGCGACAAGATCCTTGCCGTTGAGAATTTCTTTCTCGACAACTACGAATACCAATTTGGCATTGAAGTTCCCGCACAGCGAGATCCGATTGCCTACTTCCTGCTCGATCGCCCGCCGGCTCATTGCGAGTACTTCGCTAGCGGCGCGGTGGTGTTGCTCCGATCCGTTGGCGTGCCTTGTCGCTACGTTACCGGATTGGTCGCTGGCGCCTTCGCAGTTCGACGGATCCGACGTTGGCGATTCATCGGTTACCGCAAAGCGGTTTGACTCCAAAGCCCAGGGTCGACGCGAAGCGGCGCACCCTGGGTTCACGGTGTCGAAAATCGTCTTCCTACGCCGCCGGCGTTGTACAAGCAGGCCAGCGCCAATGGGCGTCATGTTGGGGATCGATGCCGTTCATTGTAAAACCTCTTCGAGGTATGCTGCCTGACGCGGTCGGTGACCCAGGGTGCGCAATGCGGCTTCGCCGCTTCGCGACCCTTGGCTTTGGATTGCAACGCCGTTGGCGTAAGGAATTGCACGGTAGGGACGGTAGCACTCTGCCGGTGGGGAAAGGCACCGGATACGCGGCAGCAAAAGCCTGGAACTGCCCTAGCCAAGAAACCGTGATTCACTGCATGGCTCGACCCCAAAGGGGCGGTTTCCAGCAAACAAATGTGCGGATTTGTCACACTCGTGCTAATACAGCCACTCTTTATGGCCATTCGGTTGCCCCCAACAAGCTTGACTTTTCATCGCCCCTTCTCCTATGCTTGAACGACGTGTTCCGAACACCTAACCCCTTTTCTTGTGGAGAGCTAAAGATGTTACTAAAGAAAATCGCAGCCGTTTTGTCGGTTGCCTTGATCGCCGGCGTTACGGTATTCGCTGCCGAAACGCAGGAAGTGAAACTGGCCGACATCAAGTGTGTCGTTGCGCCCAAGGCCGCCAACGCGGAGAAGTCCGCGGAGTACAAAGATGGCAAAGTCTACTTCTGCTGCGGTGGCTGTGTTGGAAAGTTCAGCAAAGACACCGAAAAGTATACGACCAAAGCCAATCATCAATTGGTGGCCACCAAGCAGTACACGCAAAACGCTTGCCCCATTAGCGGCAATGCACTGAACCCCGAAACCGCGACCAAGGTCGCTGGAGTGAGCGTGTCCTTCTGCTGCAACGGTTGCAAAGGCAAGGTCGATTCGGCTGAGGACGACAAGAAGTTAGAGATCGTCTTTAGCGACAAAGCGTTCGCCAAGGCGTTCAAGAAAACTGAGCCAAAAACGGAGTAGAGCAACGGGTGCCGCTTTGATTTCCATCGAAACGGTCGTCGCAACTCTTCTGCGACGACCGTTTTCTTATGCGATTCGGCTATTGGATCGACTCGCACTCGGCAACCTTCGCCGCGTAAAACGGTTCGGTCAGAAGCCACTCGTCATAGAGCAGTTTTAGTTGACGTAGTCGTCCCGCGACTTGTTTCTTATTAAAGGTTACCGCTTGAGCCGCGGGCTTGGTCGTGGCCGCTGCAACGGCGCGGGGCGACGGATCGGCACGTTGCATTGTCATTTGCGCAGCGGGATTGAAGACGACGGCGACGAAGTCTTGTGCCGGAACCAAGTGTCTCCACAAGAAGGCTTGCATCCGATCGTCGGACGGTACCGCGCTACGCACGACTCGGTTTCCGTCAATCATTGCCACGCCCTGGACCGAAAGTGTCACCGGCTCGACGGTCGTTTTCAGCGTCGTCTTTAACCATAACTTCGCCGTATCCTTTCCCGGTTTCAGCACGGCGGTCGATGACATGAAGCCTTTCGTTGAATCGTCCAACCGGACCCTGATCTCGCCATCGTAGCCCTCTTTTCGTATCGCATAGACATTGATCGAAAAGCCGCCCTTGCTGCGAAATGCTGCACCCGAAGGCTCGGTCCGCAGCTCAAAGTCGGGTTGCTGAGGATGGAGTCGCAACCGATAGGCATAGGCTTCCCCACCGCTGCAGGTGGTGTCCCCAAGATGCACAAAGTAGCGTCCGTCCGCGGGGATCTCCGCCACCAGAAAGGCATCTGCATGGTGAGTATTTCGTCCTGATCCCACGTCATGATGATCGTCGTTCATTGCGAGCAGCGTTCCCGACTCATCGGTGACTTTGAGCACGGAATCGAGAGGCGTGCCAAGTCGACGGGCGACGACCTCCGCAACAAGTTTGTCGCCCGCTTGAGCTTGAACCGAGAACACATCGTTGTCGTTCGGCGCATCGATGCGGCCATTGAGGATCACGGGCAACTCCAAGGGTTCGGCTTCGAGTTGGTGGTTGTTGGGTTCGCGTTCGTGGCGTTCCCTGCGCTGAGACTCGGATCGATTGACAAGGTCATAGGGCATCCGATTCGAAACGATCCCGCCACGAATCGCAGCCAAGGCACCGGTTTGCCGGTCGACGATCTTCAGCGACGCCGAATCGAGATTCCATCCGTTCATCTCGACGCTCGATACGTCGTTCGCCGTTCCGCCAAGCGGAAAAAGGCTCGTCAAATAGGGCACTTCCCCAATCGTCACGCGATAAACAAAGTCTTCTCGACCACGATAGATCGCATCGTGGATGCAAAATCGGTACTCTCCATCCTCGGGGACTTCGAAGAGCAAAGCCGGATCGGGATGAAAGCGAAAGTCATCGTTGTAGCCAACCTGATTTCCGTTGGCATCTTCGACAGCCAAGACAGGCTGAAACCAACCGGGTACCGCATCGGCGATATAGGGAATCAACTCTCGTCCCGCACATGACAAAACCAAACGCTGCCCTTTCCGTGCCTGAAAGCGATACCAATTCACCTCACCCGATGCAATTTGCCCATTCACGGTGCAGGGAAGCTCAATCTCCGCTTCCACTTCCTGCTCGGGACGCGAACGCAGCGACAACTCCTCTTTTCCGAGCACCTGAAGGGTACTGATTCGCATCGGTGTCCGAGTCTGTTCGGGAAGTTGGCCAACATGAAACACCAACGGATTGGAAATGCCCCGCGAACCGACCAACCGAATTTCTCTCGGCCCCGGTTCTGCATCGGCTGCAACCGTCACCTGCAGATAAACCAACGACGCAATGGAAGCCGATGCAGGCCGATTGCAATATTCGGCCATACGCGTTTCGATGTTGTCGAGAATGGTCTGTTCCGTCTTGCTGATTCCGCCGCTCAATGTCCTTCGGTTCGCCAGTTTCGCTCGCTGTTTCAATTCCTTCAACTGCTCGCGCAGCAGCACCAATTCTTGATTGCTGATCGTCCGAAAAAATCGGTTGATCTTCGCGGTCACTCCCGACCCCGTCACGAGGACTTGGTGGACGCCGTCGAGTCGTTGACCACCGAGTTTGACCTCAAACGAAGTCCCTTGTTGCCCCCCGGCGGGATAGGCATAACCAATGTAGGCTCCGGACTGGGCCAGCGCGGGCAATCCGCTCAGACCAGCGCTGCCGAGCAGTGCAATGACCCCCGCGCAACAGAATCGCTTAAAAACGTTCATGAGTGAGTCCTTTTGGATGCCTACATAATCTCAGTTAAGATGCCACCTGACGCCGCCGAATCCGTTGACTCGGGCAACACGCGCGCCTCAAGCCCAAGCGGATGGGGCAAACGTGCAGTCGGATCGATTCCCGCCAGCGAATAGATACTGCCGAGCAAATCGACAGGATAAACGGGTCGATCCTTGACATTCTCACCCTTGGCGTCCGATGCCCCGACGACCTTGCCGCCTTGGAATCCGCCGCCAGCCACCAGGACCGAGAACACCTTTCCAAAGTGGTTTCGTCCACCGTTCCACGGCGGTTGCCAATCGACTTTGGGTCCGCGACCAAATTCGCCACTGCACCAAACGATGGTACTCTCCAATAACCCACGATTGCTTAAGTCCTCTAACAGGGCTGCCAACCCCTGGTCCAACTGAGGAGCTTGTCTGCGCATGGTCTGGAAGTGGTTCTTGTGCGTGTCCCAGCCACCCGGATAATTGATCACGATGTAGGGAACCCCAACCTCGACCATGCGGCGAGCGACCAAGCATTCTTGACCAAAGGTGTGGCGCCCATAACGATCTCGCAACGCACCTTCTTCCTTGGACAGATCAAACACTTCCTTGCCCTGACCCAGAATCAACTCATAGGCTTTCTGTTTCGCTTGCAGGGCTTCGGCGATCGAGTCGCTATCCTGCATCAATCCGCCCATCGTATCCATCTTGCTAAGCAGTTCTCGGCGGGCTTGTTGACGCTCGTCGGTGATGCTCCTTGCGACAACGCCTTCCACCGCAAACCTTGATGCATTGGGATCGCCTCCGGTCGCAAAGGGTTTGTATTTGGGTCCCAAGAATCCCTCCTCGGAAAAACGACCCTGT
It contains:
- a CDS encoding transglutaminase-like domain-containing protein, whose amino-acid sequence is MPILAITAVVFAGDVRVGAQGRLIYQLISLALVLLSIGFFFSCRSVDGKASPSFSPKHKWLLLTIDSDEDLSQQADAMTSEDWARLIALPHDLDPRIGELAARVIGKSVTTGDKILAVENFFLDNYEYQFGIEVPAQRDPIAYFLLDRPPAHCEYFASGAVVLLRSVGVPCRYVTGLVAGAFAVRRIRRWRFIGYRKAV
- a CDS encoding DUF1501 domain-containing protein produces the protein MNENAKSKQDHQLSRRQTLCRGVVGASGALLAEGVLPKVLQAAGKQKENGQPKIEAKAKSVIQVFLWGGMSHNDTWDPKPDAGRDYTGEFSGVISTNVPGIQLGELFPALSKQADKYALIRSMTHGNNGHETAAYLMQTGHQPGERLAYPSIGAVFSLFKGPQYNGIIPPYVVLTKPQGRFSEEGFLGPKYKPFATGGDPNASRFAVEGVVARSITDERQQARRELLSKMDTMGGLMQDSDSIAEALQAKQKAYELILGQGKEVFDLSKEEGALRDRYGRHTFGQECLVARRMVEVGVPYIVINYPGGWDTHKNHFQTMRRQAPQLDQGLAALLEDLSNRGLLESTIVWCSGEFGRGPKVDWQPPWNGGRNHFGKVFSVLVAGGGFQGGKVVGASDAKGENVKDRPVYPVDLLGSIYSLAGIDPTARLPHPLGLEARVLPESTDSAASGGILTEIM